ACGATAATAAGGTCTAATAATGTATCGCATTTGATTCACCCCGTTACCAATTGCAGCCTTTATCACTGTTCTAGATGCTAAAATGGCCCTAGCGCCTGTTCTGATAAAAAAATTATTCGTCATTTGTGAGTCACGCTGCAACTCAATATCTAATTTAACGCTTCCTCCATAAAAATACGTACGAACATTTGTTGCAATAAAATAAGGCATGAGCCCTTCTATGCCAATACCAGGCTGCCAATAGGGTGATTGAGCAGGTCTATAAAAATAATTTATTCCGCCTTTTATCGCCCAAAATTGATTTATAAGATGCCAATAGAAAATATCAAGATCCGCATTTTGGATGCTTCCTTTTTCCATTTCGGCATCATTACTGAATAACTCTAGCTTATTGTAATCATACCCATATAAACCGTTAAAGGTCAGTTTCTGTACTTGATGAAAAGGATCAGCTCCTAAATCCAAAAAGTTAGCCCCATAGATCCTCATCGGGTGCGCCATGGGATGGTGCACCAATGTTTGGTCGATAGGAGGGTGATCGACACGAACAATTGGACGATTAAGATAAGATGTTTGTTGAATAATATGTTCTGGTTTTGCCTCATCTTTAGTAATTTCTAGTAATGTAGTGTATTGAAATACACGAGACATGCCGCTCATCATATGATAAAGAAGGTGGCAATGAAAAAGCCATTGGCCATTAGCATCCGTATCAACATCAGCGGTTACCGTAGCACCTGGAGGGACATCCAAAGTATGTAATAAGGGATCATAACTACCATGTCCATTACGTAAAATAAACCAATGTCCGTGTATATGCATAGGATGACGCATCATGGAAGGATTCGTAAAAATAAAACGATATCTCTTATTTGGTTTTAAGGGGATTGGACGAGCAAGATATTCAGGTACTCCATTAATAAACCAAATATACCGATCCATATAACCAAATAACTCCATTTTAATCACCTGATTTACCGGTTTATTAGGATCATTAGTTTTCACTGCCGCTTTTAACGTTTGATATTTTGTTCCAAAAGTTTGGGCCTTTTGCCCCATAAAAGGGGAGAATAGATCACCCTGTTGCGTTGGCTCGGTCTGCATCAACATAACACCCATGCGGTGATCCATCTTCATGTCATGGTCGCCTGATTTCATCTGGGAAGATGCGCCGTCCTCATGCATCATTAGAGACATCATTTGTCGCATCGCAGGTTTAGGCTCAGGAAAAGGTTTAACGTTTTGGTAAGGAACTAATTGCTGTGGTTTAGTTATTAATGCGCCATAAACGACACCAAGGGTATCAATAGATTCGGCATAAATAATATAGGGTTGATTTTGTTGAATTCTAACCAAAACATCATAAGTTTCACCTGGCGCAATTTTTAATTTTTTTATTGTGTAAGGAACCACATCATTGCCTTCAATGTGTACTACCTGCATGGAACTGTTCGGTATTTTTACATTAAAGATAGTGCTAGCAGCAGCCCCTATAAATCGCAATCGGACTACGTCTCCTTTACATACTCGAGCAGTCCACGGCACTAATTTTGATTGCCCATTCAACAGAAATGCATCATATGCCACATCACTAATATCATAAATACTCATGCGCATTTGCTGCATCATTTTGTAATCATCAAACAATTTTCTGTCGCTCATCAGCTGAAGAGCTGCGATAATCACGAACAAACTTGACTAAAGATGGCTGCAATGGAAATTTTGGAGAATAATAGTCCCCTTCCTTTTTCAGATTAGCCAAGATCTGTTCGGGAGCGGTGTTACTCCAATCAGACAAAACAATCACATAATCTTTCGTGTATTTATAATGGGTAGGATGTATTGGGTCGATGACAAAAGCGCCATATAGACCTTGTTGTTCTTGTAATTCAGCATGAGCATGATACCAATAAGTACCATCTTGCTCTAAAGTAAATTCATAACGGAAAACACCGCCGGGCGGAATCCCCTTCTGTGCTACTCCCAAAACACCATCCATTTGCCAAGGGACAAGCAAACCATGCCAATGAATTGCTGTTTCTTTATCAAGATGGTTAGATACATTGATAGTAACTCTATCCCCTTTTTTAAAATGCAACGTCGGGGCTGGAATCTGATTATTTACCGCGATAGCTTTCTGAAATTTTCCGGCATACTGAACCATCTTGTATTGAACAGAGAGGTTTACTATATGATGAGCAGCAATAGCGGAATGAAAAAATAACAGTGTTATCAGGCTATAGCTTAAAAAGCGAGTCCATTTCACACAAGCCACTCCTTAAATGATATCCAACTGTACCATAACTTTTAACTTTTTCCCCTTTTAGCTTAGTAAATTCACTGTAAACGAGCTTATTATTCGTAGGCTCTTCTTTATTTTCAACATTTTGTTCTGTAATAAGACAAAAAAGGTGTTTTATTTCTATAATTAAGATAGAATTGACCAATATTAAATCATTGAGACCGCGAAAAAGACACTGCACCTCATTATTCTTTATTGATAGGATCATTTATGCCTGAATTAAGACGCTTCGTTGATGCCCAAACAACAGACTATGCCCAAGCAAAAAAGGAAATTGCTGCTGGACAAAAAACAAGTCATTGGATTTGGTATATATTTCCTCAACTTAAAGAACTTGGCTACAGTAGCACTGCAAAGTTTTATGGTATTGTTGATTTTAATGAAGCCTGTGACTACCTAAGTCATCCAGCTCTCTTTAAGAATTACAACGAGATGATAACCCTTGTTGAACAACAATTAAGTAAGAAACCAACTGCTTCTCTAACGCATTTGATGGGTGGGCAAGTAGACGCTAACAAGTTAGTATCCAGTTTAACTTTATTTCGTAGCGCCGCAGCGTTCCTGGAAGCCCAACCAGGAAGGCCCCAACATGATTTTAAAGAGATAAAAGAACGTTGCGACAATATCTTTAGCATTATAGCAACGCAGGGCTATTCTCCCTGCCCCACGACGCTCACTTATCTACCATCTGGCTTGGAACCACAAAAGAAAAAAACGCCGGTACAGCGTAATACTCTTTTCTCTACTCCAACACCTCCAGTCCAACCAACATCTATTGAAGCCGCAGCGATTAGAACACAAACAAGCTCTCCTCTTCTTCCCTATCTGAAAGACTACATCCAAACACGTCCTAATGAATGGTCGTATCATTATAACTTTTTGGGACTCGTTGCTTTAACTTATTTCATTCTAGATGCAGTTTTAGGAACGGATTATTTCCATATAAAAAATAGCGAAGTCAAAGTACATGCAGCAACTAAACTAATGCACCTACTAGATCCGCAATACAAGGGCTCCATTGAACCATTTACCAAAGCGGAACAAGCGGCCTTAGGAGAAGGACGCCTTGGTGCTCGGGTTGCCGAACAAGGAGGCTTACAACACTTAATACAAAATGCTCCTACTCATCAGTTTGAAGAGCCAGATTCAGAAATCAATTTAAGAGCCCAATAGTTAATGTTGAGAATAATGGTCTTGATTACCCTATGCGGCATCAAGGCTTCATCGGCTGCTCGCCCCCCTTCGTTTGAGTGCCTACAAATAAGCTGAAGCAGTACAATGCCCTTGCAGGAACGCTCGAAACGATGCATATCGAAGACAATATACAAACAGATCTTGAAATGGTAACATTTAGACCAATTAAATCACTAAGGAATCATTTTGAATCATATCCATTATAGAAAGAAACATTTTTATATAAAAAAAACCATTCCTTTTTGCATTCTCTTAGCTAGTTTTTTATTTTCTTGGTCTGTATCAGCACAGTTAATTTCTCAAGAACATCTTGCTGAGATAAAAACCTATAAATACACTTTTTCTGACCACAACGAATTTACCGTGTCGTTTGCTGACTATCCTAAAGGGCAAGAGCGATTTTACGAGCTGCAATTTGAAAAAGATGCGTTCTTACCTAATGAAATTAAAACAAGCTCTCATAGCTTAAAAATTTCGGGAAATAATCATAGCGATGATTTATTTATGTTCGCCTATAAAAAGCTAAGTGGATTGAAAGCCAATACTCGTTATCTCGTGAGTTTTTCTTTAGAGTTCGCATCTAATGCCCCCAGCGACTCTGTAGGAGCTGGCGGCTCTCCTGGTTCATCTGTTTTTGTAAAAATAGGAGCAGTGAACAAAAAGCCTGAACGTTATCTTGATGAAGCCAATAACTATAGAATGACCTTAGATAAAGGTAATCAAGCAATTGACGGCAAAGACATGATATTAATAGGAACGATAGGAGTTGATACCCATGATTCTATTTACCGCTTAAAAACCTTGCCTTATCAACCCGATGCAGAAATGCAAAAGAAGCTTGATGATTACTACGTTACAAGTAACGATAAAGGAGAAGCATGGTTAGTTGTTGGTACTGACTCAGCCTATGAAAGCACCTCGACTATATTTTACACTAATTTAATAGCCTCTTTTAAGGAGCTAAAATAAGTTCTTTTGAGTAGGTTGAGCAAGTTTTTGCCTGACCTATTCAAGTTGAATGCTACTGATCAACTCGCTACAAAGATAAATCAATCACAAAATTTTATTTTCTTTTCTTTCCTACCTTAATCATTTTCACTCCTTTAATCGTGTTATCACTTACCTTTAAAATTTCAATACGATAATTGTCTATAACGAGGCAAGACTCAGCAGGAGGGATATAGCCTAAATACTCGATAATCAAACCACTTAATGTTCTTGGCCCGATTAAAGGCAAATTCCAGCTCATCATACGGTTTAAATGACGTAATGTCATACTTGCATCTACTATGACATACCCATCATCTAGGGGCGTGATGTCACGACTTAAAGCAGCGATGTCCGTGGTAAACTCGCCCACTATTTCTTCAAGTATGTCCTCCATGGTAACCAATCCCAGAATATCGCCATATTCATCCACTACAAAGCAACTACGTCTTTTCATCTTTCTAAAATTCAAAATTTGGATGTTTAATGGTGTGGCCTCTGGGATAAAATAAGGGGCATCGGCGCTTTTTAATAAACTATCAATATCTAATTTATCTTCTAATGCCAAATTTAAAACGTTTCGAGCATGAATCATCCCGACAAGATTATCTATAGATCCCCTGTATAAAGGCAAACGAGTATGTTGTGCTGTTTCTAATTGTTCTAAAAGTTGCGACCATGGTTGCTCTAAATCAATACCCACTATATCCGCCTTAGGAACCATAATATCTTCAACAGTAGCCTGTTCCAAATCCAACAAACTAATTAACATGCTCTTATGTTCCACTGGCAAAAGGCCGCCAGCTTCATGTACCACGGAACGAAGCTCTTCACCAGTTAGGGCTTCTTTCTGCATCTTGTTTATTGAAATGCCAAATATTTTCAAAATTCCATTAGACGTTAAACTAATCGTATGAACTAAAGGGGCAAAAAGCCAAAGTAAAATTTTTAACGGTAAGGAGCATGAGAAAGCAACTTGTTGAGGATAAATTGCGGCTAGTGTCTTAGGTGTCATTTCAGCGAAAACCAACACAACCAGTGTTAAAAGAACTGTCGCAATAGCGACCCCAATTTCCCCATAATAGCGTTGGCCGATTAATGTAGCTATAGTCGATGAAACAATATTGGCTAAAGTATTGCCTATTAATACGACACTTAATAACTTGTCAGGTCGTGCAAGCATCTGATTAACACGAATAGCTTGTTTATCATTTTTTTTTACCAGATATCTTAATTTATATCGATTAATAGACATCATGCCTATTTCAGATCCTGAAAAAAATGCTGATAATAAAATCAAAAAAACTAGAATGATCAACAACGTTGAAATAGGGAATTGCACTTAGTTTCCTCATGATTTTGCTGCGAGAAAATAAAGTATCATAAGGGATTCAAGAAAGCGAGATTGATAAAGAGTTTAGAATATCTAAACTCTTTATCTTTTAGAACAATACAGTCTTTTATGCCATATTCATAATTAATTTACTCGTTAGAAGAATTATAACGTTTAATACTTGACATAATTTCTTCGCGTGCCACTTCCGGACCGACCCATCCTTCTATTTTAACCCATTTACCTTCTTCCAAGTCCTTATAATGAGTAAAGAAGTGTTCTATAGACAACAATAAATGCTGTGGTAAATCCAAGTGAGATTCTATATTTTGATACATTTTACTCAATTTAGCGGTAGGCACAGCAAGTAACTTAGCATCGACTCCAGACTCATCTGTCATCTTTAACATGCCGATTGTTCGGCAAGAAATTACCGCGCCACTGATTAAAGGTACAGGAGTCACCACCAACACATCAACTGGGTCGCCATCTTCCGATAAAGTTTGCGGAATATATCCATAGTTGGCTGGATAAAACATAGCGGTTGCCATAAATCTATCGACAAACAAGGCACCAGTTTCTTTGTCTACTTCATACTTTACTGGCTCTCCATGCATAGGAATTTCGATAATCACGTTAATATCATTCGGAACGTCGTTACCGCTTTTAATTTCCATTAAACTCATTTATATGCCCTTATAGTCAATAAGAAAAGTTTATTATCCTAGAAAAAGCCCTTTAGATCTACTGCATCTGCTAAGTGTACTAAATTTGTTGAATTTCCTAGAGTTTTCTCCTCCATCACGATAATAACTTCTACTTTGATGAAAAATCTTGCCAAAAGACAAAGACAAGCTGTCGCAATCTAATAAAGGAAATGTATAATATCTTTTTAATTATTAATCAGGTTAATTATGACTTGCTTGTTTTGCAAAATTGCTCAAGGTGAAATTCCTGCTACTGTAGTTTATCAAGACAATGATATAATGGCCTTTCGTGATATTAGACCACAAGCACCTACGCACATACTGATTATCCCCAAGCAGCATATTGCAACAATCAATGACTGTGACGATGATGATAGTCAGCTTCTGGGATCGATGATTTTAAGAGCAAAGAAATTAGCTCAGTCTGAAGGACTTAGTGATGTAGGATACCGATTAGTTTTTAATATTAATTCTGGTGGCGGGCAGGAAGTTTACCACATTCATTTACATTTACTTGGTGGACGTCAAATGACTTGGCCGCCAGGCTAGGAGTTCTTGCTATGGAACAACTATATACTAAACTCCTTCAAGAGTTAGGTGAAGATATCAATCGTGAAGGGCTAAAAGATACTCCCGCACGAGCATCGAATGCGATGCGGTACTTAACAAAAGGTTATCGTGAAGATCTGGACGACATTATAAATGGCGCTCTCTTCGACTCTGACATGAGTGAATTGGTCATAGTAAAAGATATAGAATTATATTCTATGTGCGAACATCATTTATTGCCTTTTTTAGGGAAATGCCACGTAGGTTATTTACCTAACGGTAAAGTAATAGGCCTCTCTAAAATCGCTCGCATTGTTGATTTTTTTGCTCGAAGACTACAAATTCAAGAGCGAATGACAGGAGAAATAGCTCGTTGTATTGAGTCTGTCACTGGAGCTCGAGGTGTTGCTGTAGTGATAGAAGCAAAGCATCTTTGCATGATGATGCGAGGTGTTGAAAAGCAGAATTCTGTTATGACTACATCGATGATGTTGGGCGAAATGGGCTCTAATCACAGTAGCCGCAGTGAATTTTTAAACCTGATTCGTTGACCTTTGCCATTCGCGTAATGGCATCAACTTAATATTTACGGCGTCTGTTGG
This Legionella fallonii LLAP-10 DNA region includes the following protein-coding sequences:
- a CDS encoding HlyC/CorC family transporter — encoded protein: MQFPISTLLIILVFLILLSAFFSGSEIGMMSINRYKLRYLVKKNDKQAIRVNQMLARPDKLLSVVLIGNTLANIVSSTIATLIGQRYYGEIGVAIATVLLTLVVLVFAEMTPKTLAAIYPQQVAFSCSLPLKILLWLFAPLVHTISLTSNGILKIFGISINKMQKEALTGEELRSVVHEAGGLLPVEHKSMLISLLDLEQATVEDIMVPKADIVGIDLEQPWSQLLEQLETAQHTRLPLYRGSIDNLVGMIHARNVLNLALEDKLDIDSLLKSADAPYFIPEATPLNIQILNFRKMKRRSCFVVDEYGDILGLVTMEDILEEIVGEFTTDIAALSRDITPLDDGYVIVDASMTLRHLNRMMSWNLPLIGPRTLSGLIIEYLGYIPPAESCLVIDNYRIEILKVSDNTIKGVKMIKVGKKRK
- the ppa gene encoding inorganic diphosphatase — its product is MSLMEIKSGNDVPNDINVIIEIPMHGEPVKYEVDKETGALFVDRFMATAMFYPANYGYIPQTLSEDGDPVDVLVVTPVPLISGAVISCRTIGMLKMTDESGVDAKLLAVPTAKLSKMYQNIESHLDLPQHLLLSIEHFFTHYKDLEEGKWVKIEGWVGPEVAREEIMSSIKRYNSSNE
- a CDS encoding DUF1810 domain-containing protein, with the protein product MPELRRFVDAQTTDYAQAKKEIAAGQKTSHWIWYIFPQLKELGYSSTAKFYGIVDFNEACDYLSHPALFKNYNEMITLVEQQLSKKPTASLTHLMGGQVDANKLVSSLTLFRSAAAFLEAQPGRPQHDFKEIKERCDNIFSIIATQGYSPCPTTLTYLPSGLEPQKKKTPVQRNTLFSTPTPPVQPTSIEAAAIRTQTSSPLLPYLKDYIQTRPNEWSYHYNFLGLVALTYFILDAVLGTDYFHIKNSEVKVHAATKLMHLLDPQYKGSIEPFTKAEQAALGEGRLGARVAEQGGLQHLIQNAPTHQFEEPDSEINLRAQ
- a CDS encoding histidine triad nucleotide-binding protein; the encoded protein is MTCLFCKIAQGEIPATVVYQDNDIMAFRDIRPQAPTHILIIPKQHIATINDCDDDDSQLLGSMILRAKKLAQSEGLSDVGYRLVFNINSGGGQEVYHIHLHLLGGRQMTWPPG
- the folE gene encoding GTP cyclohydrolase I FolE — its product is MEQLYTKLLQELGEDINREGLKDTPARASNAMRYLTKGYREDLDDIINGALFDSDMSELVIVKDIELYSMCEHHLLPFLGKCHVGYLPNGKVIGLSKIARIVDFFARRLQIQERMTGEIARCIESVTGARGVAVVIEAKHLCMMMRGVEKQNSVMTTSMMLGEMGSNHSSRSEFLNLIR